Genomic segment of Leishmania panamensis strain MHOM/PA/94/PSC-1 chromosome 20 sequence:
GATCTTGCTACTCACCGATTGATCTGCGCGAAGAACTTCCTCCATGAAGTCCAGCGAGTCGCTGTCGACCCCACTCTCGCTTTGGCTGCGAAGCAATGGCACAGCTGCGGAAGCGGGGCTGCTCTGTAAGGCACTCGCGCCCCGTTCCTCCGTCTCCACTGCCTCAAGGAGCATTGAACCGCCGCGGCCTTCACAGGCGAACACCTGACGTGGCGcctcgcgctgcggcagcaacgccaacGGCTGCCGCCCCACTGGGCTGtacgtcatcgtcgtcaccgCCTTCTCAAGTGCCTCTTGCGAGGGCCAGAGCTTCTGACGGAAGCGGTAGTAGTTTCCATTTCGGTTACGCCTCAGCCGGGTGACGAGCTCTCGGGTCTCAAATTGGTCCAGGAGGCTGCGTGGGCCTCCCATCATGTTTGACTGCACAACACTGCGCGTAGTGATGACCAGATAGGAAAACGCGCTCAAACAATGTGTGCAGGACGCTGTGTAGCGCCGTAAGAGCCAATTCCTAGTCGCCGCCAGTCGCGGCATCGACCCTCGAACAGGCGCCCTACCTGGCTGCATCACGGCCGAGAAAGGTGCGAAAACAATTCGGCGCAGACGGAGGTTAAGAGAGCAAAAGGCGATCATCGCCgatcacacacgcacatgagTATATCCCCATAGGGCATACGCAGGGGCAAGAAGGGTACTACAGACAAAGGAGTGAGGGGTAGTGAAAAGGGAGGTGAGTGACAAGGCGACGCGTGCCTTTCTCCTGAAGAGGACGGTCGCATAAAAGAAGATGCACCGCACACTCGCCGCTAACGTGCATAGGCAGCGACACAGCCAAGGCAAGTCGCACCCAGAACAACCTGCGTAGCTTGGGTTATCCGCTTTGTTGCGTCGTCTTGTTCAGCATGCTTCGCAGGCTCCCCCTTATGCCCTCCTTCACACTCGAGGTTGCCCCGGCGAAACACATTTGAGGTGAGAAGGAGAGCTGGTGTACGCCGCCGGCAAGCAcaaggagacagagagagagagagatcccCCACACATCGGCctacacaaacgcacacccTCCGCTTACAAGAGCGTTCGTAGAGAGAAGTGCTTCGGCGGGAGAGTGCGGCCGTGTAATGACTCGGCTAATACTTCACGTGCATGAATCGCTGGCGCGCATGCGCTGCACGTGCTTCTGGAATTCCTCAGGCGTTGTGGTGGACATTATCCCGGCTGCCTTCTCATTCAGCACTGCGTAAGTTCTGTACTCGAGGAAGATCGCCTTCACAACACGAGCTACAACATCCATGACAGGTGTGGTTGGCTTCCAGTCATCGTTTTGCAGGAGACCCTCGCATACGGCGCCGTTTTCTGCTATCATGGGGTTGAAGATGTGGGTAAGAACGCGCACCACTGGCGGCTTGAACGGGTAATCTTGCTGGGGGAGGGTGAACAAGATATCGTACGTNNNNNNNNNNNNNNNNNNNNNNNNNNNNNNNNNNNNNNNNNNNNNNNNNNNNNNNNNNNNNNNNNNNNNNNNNNNNNNNNNNNNNNNNNNNNNNNNNNNNNNNNNNNNNNNNNNNNNNNNNNNNNNNNNNNNNNNNNNNNNNNNNNNNNNNNNNNNNNNNNNNNNNNNNNNNNNNNNNNNNNNNNNNNNNNNNNNNNNNNNNNNNNNNNNNNNNNNNNNNNNNNNNNNNNNNNNNNNNNNNNNNNNNNNNNNNNNNNNNNNNNNNNNNNNNNNNNNNNNNNNNNNNNNNNNNNNNNNNNNNNNNNNNNNNNNNNNNNNNNNNNNNNNNNNNNNNNNNNNNNNNNNNNNNNNNNNNNNNNNNNNNNNNNNNNNNNNNNNNNNNNNNNNNNNNNNNNNNNNNNNNNNNNNNNNNNNNNNNNNNNNNNNNNNNNNNNNNNNNNNNNNNNNNNNNNNNNNNNNNNNNNNNNNNNNNNNNNNNNNNNNNNNNNNNNNNNNNNNNNNNNNNNNNNNNNNNNNNNNNNNNNNNNNNNNNNNNNNNNNNNNNNNNNNNNNNNNNNNNNNNNNNNNNNNNNNNNNNNNNNNNNNNNNNNNNNNNNNNNNNNNNNNNNNNNNNNNNNNNNNNNNNNNNNNNNNNNNNNNNNNNNNNNNNNNNNNNNNNNNNNNNNNNNNNNNNNNNNNNNNNNNNNNNNNNNNNNNNNNNNNNNNNNNNNNNNNNNNNNNNNNNNNNNNNNNNNNNNNNNNNNNNNNNNNNNNNNNNNNNNNNNNNNNNNNNNNNNNNNNNNNNNNNNNNNNNNNNNNNNNNNNNNNNNNNNNNNNNNNNNNNNNNNNNNNNNNNNNNNNNNNNNNNNNNNNNNNNNNNNNNNNNNNNNNNNNNNNNNNNNNNNNNNNNNNNNNNNNNNNNNNNNNNNNNNNNNNNNNNNNNNNNNNNNNNNNNNNNNNNNNNNNNNNNNNNNNNNNNNNNNNNNNNNNNNNNNNNNNNNNNNNNNNNNNNNNNNNNNNNNNNNNNNNNNNNNNNNNNNNNNNNNNNNNNNNNNNNNNNNNNNNNNNNNNNNNNNNNNNNNNNNNNNNNNNNNNNNNNNNNNNNNNNNNNNNNNNNNNNNNNNNNNNNNNNNNNNNNNNNNNNNNNNNNNNNNNNNNNNNNNNNNNNNNNNNNNNNNNNNNNNNNNNNNNNNNNNNNNNNNNNNNNNNNNNNNNNNNNNNNNNNNNNNNNNNNNNNNNNNNNNNNNNNNNNNNNNNNNNNNNNNNNNNNNNNNNNNNNNNNNNNNNNNNNNNNNNNNNNNNNNNNNNNNNNNNNNNNNNNNNNNNNNNNNNNNNNNNNNNNNNNNNNNNNNNNNNNNNNNNNNNNNNNNNNNNNNNNNNNNNNNNNNNNNNNNNNNNNNNNNNNNNNNNNNNNNNNNNNNNNNNNNNNNNNNNNNNNNNNNNNNNNNNNNNNNNNNNNNNNNNNNNNNNNNNNNNNNNNNNNNNNNNNNNNNNNNNNNNNNNNNNNNNNNNNNNNNNNNNNNNNNNNNNNNNNNNNNNNNNNNNNNNNNNNNNNNNNNNNNNNNNNNNNNNNNNNNNNNNNNNNNNNNNNNNNNNNNNNNNNNNNNNNNNNNNNNNNNNNNNNNNNNNNNNNNNNNNNNNNNNNNNNNNNNNNNNNNNNNNNNNNNNNNNNNNNNNNNNNNNNNNNNNNNNNNNNNNNNNNNNNNNNNNNNNNNNNNNNNNNNNNNNNNNNNNNNNNNNNNNNNNNNNNNNNNNNNNNNNNNNNNNNNNNNNNNNNNNNNNNNNNNNNNNNNNNNNNNNNNNNNNNNNNNNNNNNNNNNNNNNNNNNNNNNNNNNNNNNNNNNNNNNNNNNNNNNNNNNNNNNNNNNNNNNNNNNNNNNNNNNNNNNNNNNNNNNNNNNNNNNNNNNNNNNNNNNNNNNNNNNNNNNNNNNNNNNNNNNNNNNNNNNNNNNNNNNNNNNNNNNNNNNNNNNNNNNNNNNNNNNNNNNNNNNNNNNNNNNNNNNNNNNNNNNNNNNNNNNNNNNNNNNNNNNNNNNNNNNNNNNNNNNNNNNNNNNNNNNNNNNNNNNNNNNNNNNNNNNNNNNNNNNNNNNNNNNNNNNNNNNNNNNNNNNNNNNNNNNNNNNNNNNNNNNNNNNNNNNNNNNNNNNNNNNNNNNNNNNNNNNNNNNNNNNNNNNNNNNNNNNNNNNNNNNNNNNNNNNNNNNNNNNNNNNNNNNNNNNNNNNNNNNNNNNNNNNNNNNNNNNNNNNNNNNNNNNNNNNNNNNNNNNNNNNNNNNNNNNNNNNNNNNNNNNNNNNNNNNNNNNNNNNNNNNNNNNNNNNNNNNNNNNNNNNNNNNNNNNNNNNNNNNNNNNNNNNNNNNNNNNNNNNNNNNNNNNNNNNNNNNNNNNNNNNNNNNNNNNNNNNNNNNNNNNNNNNNNNNNNNNNNNNNNNNNNNNNNNNNNNNNNNNNNNNNNNNNNNNNNNNNNNNNNNNNNNNNNNNNNNNNNNNNNNNNNNNNNNNNNNNNNNNNNNNNNNNNNNNNNNNNNNNNNNNNNNNNNNNNNNNNNNNNNNNNNNNNNNNNNNNNNNNNNNNNNNNNNNNNNNNNNNNNNNNNNNNNNNNNNNNNNNNNNNNNNNNNNNNNNNNNNNNNNNNNNNNNNNNNNNNNNNNNNNNNNNNNNNNNNNNNNNNNNNNNNNNNNNNNNNNNNNNNNNNNNNNNNNNNNNNNNNNNNNNNNNNNNNNNNNNNNNNNNNNNNNNNNNNNNNNNNNNNNNNNNNNNNNNNNNNNNNNNNNNNNNNNNNNNNNNNNNNNNNNNNNNNNNNNNNNNNNNNNNNNNNNNNNNNNNNNNNNNNNNNNNNNNNNNNNNNNNNNNNNNNNNNNNNNNNNNNNNNNNNNNNNNNNNNNNNNNNNNNCCGCATATTTCTCCATCGTCGTGTGGGCTTTGTGAGGCGGGCAAGCCTGGCGGGCGCGTGCGCAACAGTTCCCCCAGGCCCTCCATCCTGCGTCTTCGCtccggctgcagcgccgcacatacacacacacacacatagccGCAGTATCGCCGAGCCGCTACACAGCTGGTATGGAGCAGCGTTGGTAGGGCGTCGTCCCCACAGGTTTCGGCCCACTCCTCGTTCGCTACAGAGAAGGCACGCCAGCAAAACGGTTCCTAGATGACGTTacacctgcagctgcaccctGGTGTAGCGGACCGTCGGGTCGCCGAGTGACGCCAACTGCAGGAAGTGCGTGCCGAGCAACGGTACTACGTCCAGCAGCGGGTTTGCCCCTGCCAGGACCTCCGGCAGGTGAGGGATTGCTCCTCTCATGATGCAGTGCGTTGAGTAGGCCTGCCACGCTAAACTCTCTTCCATTATGGGGCGCTGTGGTACGGAAACAGTTTCGcgtcccccttttcccttttctcgtAGTCTCCGTATGGTGTCAGAAGATTGAGAAGAGCACTCGTCCATCCTCCTCTGCGGATATGCCACTCCGCAAGGGAGGTCCTCAAAGGCAGCGAAATACACGCGCTCCCGAACTTGACATAGCATGATCCAAGTCAGCAtctgcttctccccccccgGCAGCGAGTACTGAACGCCTCCATGGATCTGCTAAGAGCGGCCTCGAGGCGTGCTTTGTAACCGATTCCTGGAGGCGATAGGTGTACTCCTCAAAGACCTGCACCTTGTCCCCTTCAGTAGAGTGATGACTGCGTCGACCACAGTCCAAATCTTCACGTACGTAGGATGTTCTGCCCTTTCTCCAGCCTGCAAAGCCTACGGGGTACTATCGGCAGCCGGTATAATCGTTATGAGGCTCCGCTATCGTGAGATCATGCGAGGCCTGGCCATTCCTAAGACGCCTATGCATAGCTGGTTTTCCGGGATCAGCTCATCGGAGCTCAGCGAAAGCGGGGCCACCCTTTGCGCCAGGAGGACCACAACCGCAAGCGGAGTATTCCTCACCGGCAGAGTTCCTCcagcgtgagagagggatggAGCGGAGTGGAGCCAAATGGAATCTGGTGTGATGGGTGCGCAtgtgcccccttttttgtatTTTTCCGCAGGGACTGGAGCGCTTGCTTGTTGGCATGGgtggaagaaaaggaaatgttgggaggagagagcgggggcTGGTTGTCAGCATCCCCTATCCACGGCGCACCTGTGCCATCAAGGAGAGATGATGTGCAAAAATAAAGCActgagaagagcgaaaacgAAGATGAGGCAGAATAGTGCCGTAACGCGCAGAATTTGCCTGTCTGCGCCTGTGTACGAGGGATTTGTTACTGTGGCAGTAATGGTAGCTAATGTGTGTATATCTGCATGTGTGGTGACTACAGAACTTGTTTGGTGAGTCCTTTACCGCGGATGTagattgtgtgtgtgtgtgtgtgtggtgggtgggtgtNNNNNNNNNNNNNNNNNNNNNNNNNNNNNNNNNNNNNNNNNNNNNNNNNNNNNNNNNNNNNNNNNNNNNNNNNNNNNNNNNNNNNNNNNNNNNNNNNNNNGCCATGGTAGCTCCTGCGGAGGTCGTAGCGGtcggcacacacagagatacAGACCCACCAAAGAGAAAACCTGGTCTTGCGGTAAGAatgtgagaggaggagaacagcGGTATATTCGATAGAggtctcttctttgcttgcgTTGCTACAGAGCCACCCTCgcaagaaaggggggagtggtggtggggggaaggcgcgtgcgtgagcaACGACGGCTGTAGAGCTGTGCACTTCAGTCTTGCACGGTTGAAGACCTGGGAGAGCAGAAACCTGTAGCCACACtaaagaagagaaacatcGATCGCATTTATATTCATACACTTTTTTGCCTTCTCCACCGTGTTGACACCCGTTATGAGCATCTCAGATCTCCCGCAGCTCAGCGGACGGTCGTTTTCTCTGACTGAgttggcggaggaggaaagagaggtgcagaaagagagggaaaagagttACCCCGCAAACATAAGAGAGGGTCCCTGCCAGCTGTGCGACACGAACACTAACCAACATATAGTGCCAACGCCAAAGGAGAAACAAATCCTGTGGGCACACATGTGTGGTGAGTTTGCATAGCAAACGTGAACGAGCACGGTGGTGAGTGGCAAGGGAAGACAACTGGTAGACTGACGTCGTCTTCACGCATcgagaacaacaaaaaagcCGATAGATCACAGGGAAGCGTGTGGCGAAGACAAAAtacaaaaggaaaaaggagggagggagggggggggaagcatcgacttctcccccctccctccgaaTACCCTCACCAAACAACCATCGACACACTTCAAccaaacgaaagaaaaaaacacctgcggtggtggtggtggtggggggctGGTGCGCGTGACTTGTCGCGTTGAGGTggaaggggtgggtgggtagcCGCGCCGTGCGTGCGCCCTCACGTCTCACCCCCACCATATGCAGCACTGCAGTTGCACAtggctgctccttctctacCATGTGCACCGCTGTTTAGCGGCCTTCCCTTTTCACTAAGCATGGTGCCGATGCGCACGGGCACCTCACATCTTGGACGGCTGCGTTAGCTCCCGGTACACCGCTAGCACACGCTCTTGAATGGTTGCTTTACTGATCGTTacccctgccgctgcggagggATGCCACCACAGCATCCGTATCTGCGTCGCCAGCATTTCAAGGCgagccagcgctgcctcttGCCCCATGGACCCCACCGTGTACGCCACGACACTGGTTCTCACCTTCGACTTGCCAGGCTCCATTCTAGCAGGCAGGCGCTTTAActgcaagagggagagcgcgaTGAGGCTCTCGTAgtagtgctgcagcgtctccttgTTGGCCGCCACAACATAGCGCAGTTTATCCTCCGCATACAGGGTGCCACATGCTCGCTGTGTCGTTGTCACCACGTCCGCAGCGCCGAGCGGCTTGCCAGGGTACACCGACAGcagagccgccgctgccacgagCACTGCGTAGAATGCCTCCACGTGAGGGCAGATGAGCTGTAAGAGGAAGTAGTAGTACTGCGTAACAGGCACGTGCACAACAGTGCCGCCGTGCAACTCGACTCCAGACAGCTTGGAGTAGGCAGTGTGCCCCTCcatgggctgctgctgaagttgGCTTACAGTGCACTCCAGCCACGACGCAAAGCTCactggcgatgcagcggcgtAGTTGGGAAACTCGGCAGACAGCAGTTGTCGCAATAGCTGCGTTTGATTGCTCAGCACGTCCGCCCTTACGGAGCGGACCCCGCACAGCATCGTCCCGTCGGTGCCAGATGGCGGACGGTGCGGCATGGTAGCGGAGCCGAACGCCtgcgcgacgacggcgatgagAGCTTCGTCCATACAAACGTGGATCAGCTGGTTGGTGCTGATGTTCACTGCAATCCTGGTGACCGTGTCGTCCGGGCGGTACGCCACGCTCGACATGTCGTCCGTGATTTGGATGTAGCGGTCCAGGTTCTGCAGCGCAAGCGTCACGATCCTGTCCGGGCTCAACTCCGCGGCCTCCACCGAAAGCCGAGCGCCGCGCTCGCGCAAGAGGCCACGCAGCCACTCGACTCCCTGCTGCAATTTTTGTAAAGGCATAGCAGCTGACGTGGCCGGTGGCGTTGTGGTGGTGTCACTGCCCTCCTTCGACTTTGTACTGGCTGCGCAGTAGTAGGGGCCAAGACACTCCACTACTGCAGCCACCATTGATGCCGGGGTGATGATCGTGTCACGCTGCAGTTTGTACATCAGGTGCCACGCGATAGTGGTGAGAAGAGAAGCCGGGGTGATGGAGCTGCACTTGACAACGGAAGGTGTGGTATCGAGTGTCTTGGACACTGACGCGATTTCAACAGCTGGTGCAGCCAGCTCACTGAGCTGCCCGTCCTTGGGCTGGAACGGCAGCGGGCACTGCCGCGGGTGCTCCTTGAGGGATCGAAGGGACACAGGTTCGCCAATGTGGACATTGACGTTGCCGTGCATGCGCTTGAGTAGACTGCGAGCCTTGAGCATGTTCATAGGGTTCTCCTTGGGCTTCGGAACACCTAACACCTCCTTGGCATGCGTGGTGGCCTCGAGCACCTCGTCATACGACAGGCTAACCGGTATAATGAGCACGTCGTCCAGCTCTTGCTGGCCCGGCTCGTAGAAGGTGTCGCAGACAAACTTGAGAAGCCCCATCTTCGGCGCCATCGTCTTGCCAGTTCGACTCCGTGCTCCCTCAATGAAGAACTCGAGCGGACGACGGCCACGCACCAGGTGCCGCACATACTCCCTGAGCAGCGCGGCGTACAGGGGATCGCTGCGGAAGGAGCGGCGCATGAAGAAGGCGCCGCTACCTCGCATCAGAGTGGCGAGGAGGCCCATGCTCAGAAAGTTTTCTCCAGCTACAacgtgcggcagcggcagctgcatgATCGCCAGAATCTtggagagaacgaggaagtCAATGTAAGAGCGATGCAGCGggacgaagacgacggcgacacgAGGCATGGCGCAGTAGCGGTGGAGACGCTCATAGGCGCCGCCGTTAACGTTGATGCGGCAGTAGATGCGGCGAAAGATCTCACGGATCATGAGGCCCGTCGCGCGACACTGCACGTGATTCAGTGTAtcgccgcactgcagcagaaTACGCTTCGCttgcgcctccacctctttccttGCTGCACCGTCTTTCGCAGCCAAAGCGGTCATGAGCCGCTGAATATCAGGCTGCGCAATAATGGAGGTAAGCACCTGCGGCGTCATGCCAGGTGTCATGTCACCGCGCCAGCCGTTCGCTGTTAGGCCAATGCGCTGAACATACACAAAGAGATCCAAGTACTTGTGCGTAAAGAACGGCATCGGTGGGATGCGCTCAGCGCCCTGGTACACTAGATCGTTGGTAAAGTGGCGCCGCGGCTCTGGAAAAGCGAAGCGGGCTTCGGTAACAGCAACAGTAGTAGTTTCCGGTTTGGAGGGGGCGCTGAGAGCGGGAGAATCCCGAACTACTCTCACAATGCGAGCAAATTCACCCGCCGAGGCTGCAGGGGAGGGACTTCCTAACTTCTGCATGTTGGATGAAGACCGCATAACACACCGTGCCAGGTGCTCAAGCACCGCCCGTGCAATCACCGACACATACGCCTCCCAGTCAACCTCGACGAGCGCCACATACTGATGGAACGGCATGAAGGTGTAGTACGATGTCAGACGACGCAGAAGCGAGTGGTACAGCGCCACGTTGAAGTCCTCGAGGCGGTATGGCACAATAGAGAAAGACGAGGGCATGGTACCCTTGCCCGAGGCGGCGATGGTAGCAGATGCCTTCTCTTGGGCCGCTGCCACGTGAGCCGTACGCTTGATGCGGCGGACAGTGCTGTCCATCTGTGAGACATACGACTTCAGCACCCGCGCCGCCCGGGGATTCCCAACCACTTCTTCCAtgaggcgctgccgctgctgacacGCGCGCAATCCCTCCAACACGTAGGCAGGCGCGCGCGGCTCCGGTCCAAAGTTGGCAAAATCTACGACACTGAACGGGAACTGCAGAACTGGGGACGGTGTCAACACATCAGCCACGGGGAATGCAGCCAAAATTTGGTCGGCAAATCGAGTGTAGTAACCCATGAGATACTCCGCCACCATACCCCACACCAGCGACGTCTCGCCAGGCTTGCGTGATTCGGCAACTGCAAAAGATGCCATGCGGTGTCGCGTGACACACTGCATCGGCGGCGTTGACATTATGACAGCTGTCTCGACCGCAACAGTGGCGGGGTTTGCGGGCGTATGCGAAGCACCACAGAACTGCATCTCCGTGGCACATTCCACGCACTCGGCCAGCTCGCCGTGGCACAGACATATGTGTCCCAAGAAAGCGGCATTCAAGGCGATGTCGACGGGCGTAATAGTGGCTGGCTCAATGCGGCTCACAGGGAAGTGCCGTAACACGCCtagcgcggtggcggcacacaAAACGGGAAGTGTGCCACCGTGCGAAATGCCCGTTGGGGCTTCAACGGCGACCTCTGCCGCGCTGA
This window contains:
- a CDS encoding ubiquitin-conjugating enzyme, putative (TriTrypDB/GeneDB-style sysID: LpmP.20.1120~partially sequenced multicopy gene) → TYDILFTLPQQDYPFKPPVVRVLTHIFNPMIAENGAVCEGLLQNDDWKPTTPVMDVVARVVKAIFLEYRTYAVLNEKAAGIMSTTTPEEFQKHVQRMRASDSCT
- the DAT gene encoding dihydroxyacetonephosphate acyltransferase, putative (TriTrypDB/GeneDB-style sysID: LpmP.20.1130), translated to MGFLPTRLALPEERKQVVLVAPIDGLTAACACAIATSPFVPLNCRVLVSDIQVQRRSLWSNNSSPHPACNSTETAAATRDFMRSVQKVEAHLRASRAAQRDRSVTHMTQFYYGGVSPKAEEIEPMFRRVSVLDGDALGKTSVGGATTDVTEASDRSSSAPHVADSVFVLVLSAQSLSSDTESGLEAYDTLLRRLWSDASFSQAAETGSQQTRVRGSLVILADDIYRAAACAMLTNIAKQVATTVEWVVLLVYAHAMDPPALEFSAAEVAVEAPTGISHGGTLPVLCAATALGVLRHFPVSRIEPATITPVDIALNAAFLGHICLCHGELAECVECATEMQFCGASHTPANPATVAVETAVIMSTPPMQCVTRHRMASFAVAESRKPGETSLVWGMVAEYLMGYYTRFADQILAAFPVADVLTPSPVLQFPFSVVDFANFGPEPRAPAYVLEGLRACQQRQRLMEEVVGNPRAARVLKSYVSQMDSTVRRIKRTAHVAAAQEKASATIAASGKGTMPSSFSIVPYRLEDFNVALYHSLLRRLTSYYTFMPFHQYVALVEVDWEAYVSVIARAVLEHLARCVMRSSSNMQKLGSPSPAASAGEFARIVRVVRDSPALSAPSKPETTTVAVTEARFAFPEPRRHFTNDLVYQGAERIPPMPFFTHKYLDLFVYVQRIGLTANGWRGDMTPGMTPQVLTSIIAQPDIQRLMTALAAKDGAARKEVEAQAKRILLQCGDTLNHVQCRATGLMIREIFRRIYCRINVNGGAYERLHRYCAMPRVAVVFVPLHRSYIDFLVLSKILAIMQLPLPHVVAGENFLSMGLLATLMRGSGAFFMRRSFRSDPLYAALLREYVRHLVRGRRPLEFFIEGARSRTGKTMAPKMGLLKFVCDTFYEPGQQELDDVLIIPVSLSYDEVLEATTHAKEVLGVPKPKENPMNMLKARSLLKRMHGNVNVHIGEPVSLRSLKEHPRQCPLPFQPKDGQLSELAAPAVEIASVSKTLDTTPSVVKCSSITPASLLTTIAWHLMYKLQRDTIITPASMVAAVVECLGPYYCAASTKSKEGSDTTTTPPATSAAMPLQKLQQGVEWLRGLLRERGARLSVEAAELSPDRIVTLALQNLDRYIQITDDMSSVAYRPDDTVTRIAVNISTNQLIHVCMDEALIAVVAQAFGSATMPHRPPSGTDGTMLCGVRSVRADVLSNQTQLLRQLLSAEFPNYAAASPVSFASWLECTVSQLQQQPMEGHTAYSKLSGVELHGGTVVHVPVTQYYYFLLQLICPHVEAFYAVLVAAAALLSVYPGKPLGAADVVTTTQRACGTLYAEDKLRYVVAANKETLQHYYESLIALSLLQLKRLPARMEPGKSKVRTSVVAYTVGSMGQEAALARLEMLATQIRMLWWHPSAAAGVTISKATIQERVLAVYRELTQPSKM